A region of the Andrena cerasifolii isolate SP2316 chromosome 15, iyAndCera1_principal, whole genome shotgun sequence genome:
CGCCAATTGAAAAGGGGACGTATTATCTACTAGGGAGCAGAAGGGGCGTACAGATGTTTCAAATTATCAGCTAGCAATGTTAGTTGCGAGCTTAACGCCGGAGCACGCATTTAAGGAGAGACTCGCTCCCCCTGTTGCTGTTATTTTTCTAACACGGGAACGTAGAGACACGGGACAATTAGTGATCGTAAGTGTTTGTACGGAAATAAAGAGGATTCAGTTGCATTTCTACCCACGCCGTCGAAATAATCACACCCATCGGACTCGTCATCTTCTCTCAGCATTTCCTTTTATTAAAAACTCGTGTTTCCTTAACTTATGTACAACTTACGACTTCTACACAGTTAAATCCATCCTCCCGCTCCGCCGAAACTTAAGCCGCGCGTGTTTAAATAACATATCACCGAGCCGCCTAATGGAATTACATATCGCCGCGGTTAAAAGAGAACGGGAAACGAAACGGAGCGTCTCTTTCCTCCATCCCTCGGGCTACGCGCACCTATACAGCTCTTCAATATGTTACAATATATATTTAGGAACATCCGTAGGATAAGTAATTAGAGGATTAACATCACCGAATAGCAAACGTTGAAAACAATCCCGTTTAATCGTACTTCCACCCCGGCGCGTTTCTTTACATAGCAAAGAGCGGCGCTTCGTCGGAGAGCTGGCGCGTAAGTACATCGAGAATCAATCCAAGTATTACACAGTATTACTCTGCCGCTTCCTACGTGCACGAGTCGCATTTCGCAAACGAACGACGCGGCGCGAGTAACAAGCAGCGATGCAACGTTAGCGGTCcattaaatacaaaaagagtGTCCTCTTCCAGCGAGTGCCCCCCCAGCCGTTTTACAGAATTATTTGGTAAACACGAATGCCGTTCGAATTCACAGTATCGTTTAATTTAACTAGGCGAATTATTTACAAGTTTGTTCGATTCATAGAAAAAGTTGCGTGGTTATATATCCGATATTTAATAGCCAGCCCGCTTCAGCTCGTTTAGCTGGTGAGCCAGCTTCTCCTCTTTAGTCCTCCTCGCCTGCCCCAGCTTCCTGCATTCGACGTAGGTGCTGAGGAAACGCTCCACGTCGATCTTCCTGTTCAGGAAATCCTCCGCGATCCTCTCGCTCTCCTCGTGGCTCTCGTCCGCCGCTCGTCTCAGACACTCCTTAATATGATCCGGCGTGAACACCTCCGACAGCTTGTTGTACCGTTGTATCAGCTGATCGTATCTGGCCTTCAGCGCGGCAACGGTCTGCACTTTACTCGCTACGTCAGACTGCAGCTCTCTAAGCTCGGGTTCTTTGGCTACGTTAGCCTCTGAAAAAAAAACCTCTCTTTACTAACAGGAGCCGTGACGATTAATCGGGGAGGGCATTTAAGGGGTTCGACTACTGTAAAACGGTCGATAAATCGTAATTCTTTTTTGTCGCTTCAATATTACTTTGAAATCTCCGGAATGACGTGCAaaaggtttgaaatataaatataacttaGTTTATGGAGATACAGAGCCGAACGCACACTCGAAAGTCTGCGCGCCGTACGATACTTTTCAAACTGGTGTACAAGGAGATATTtgctaaaaacaatttttttttcagaaagacggaggtgcccccggtggcccgcggGCTACCAGTTAGTCAACTCTGCTTTACAATATGCCAAAATCGAGTGCTAAACCGCAATTGAATCGGCAGAGTAGCTTCTCTACAATTTGCACCAgaagattacctattttttcgggtCGCCACAGCAGTCCACCCCCTTAAAATTCCATCACCTACCGGCAGTTTTTTGGACCCAATCGATGGCGCCGTCGATAGTCGCGTTGATGTCTTTCAGATCGGAATGTTTCTCCAGGAACTCGTCCAGcctgtcgtcgtcctcgccgagCAGCCTCAGCTCCTCGTTGGTCAGGCTGTTCAGCTCGGGGAAGGCCACGCTCTGGCGGGGCTTGCTCGGCACCTGGTTGGACAACGACTGGTAATTCGCGTTCGAGTAGTGCGAGTTCAGATACGAGCCCTGCTGGCTCGAATTGTATCTGGCGTGGTCCGCGTTGTGAAGTGAGCTGGCCCTGGAGCTCGTGATGTACGCAGAGTGCTGCGACGGCGAGCCGAACTTCGTGTGGCCGTCCGTCGCGTACGGGGTAGTCGAGTTCGTGTGGTTGTAACTGTAGATGCAGGTGTTCGCGCTGGCGGACGAATACTGAGGGAACTGCGCGGTGTAGTACGAATTGAACGAAGTCGCTGGGACCTCGGGATACTGCTGCCGGGAGTACGACGGCGATGTCCTTCCTTGTAAATCTGTAACGGCATCGTTAAACATAGAACTACCCTCCCGAGTGTCCGGCCGGGCTCTGGGGATGTACTCGCCTCTGTGCGACTTCACAGATCCAGGGGAAATATCGTCCAGCAACCGCGGAGGGTTTTTACTCAGCTCCCTGATGATCGCCTGGACGACGCGGCCCAGGTCGCTGTGCACTGTGAACTAAAGTACAAAGCGATTAGTCTCTGAGCTGCTGATGGACGTAATTAGCTACATAAAGAGCCGTACGTTGAGTAATCCCGGCGCGCTCGTGATCTCGCTGTGCTCGTTGCACCAAGGGTGGTTTATCGGGGGCGAAACCCTGAGCACTGGCTTTTCCAGCGGAAACTCCGGCGACAAAGAGACCATAATAGCCATTCTCCTTTCCCCGGCATCGAATTGCACCTGGTATTCCACATCTTCCCTGAGTTCTACTACACTGGAACAAGGAACAATCGCAATTTCAAATTACTACGAACTCGGATGCAGTAATAATCAGGTTCCGCGATCTCCGAGAACAAGCAACTCGtcgcgctgctggaacaaaGAAAACGAATGGGAAACCCGACGGGGAAGGAAGCATTCCATGTGCGTCGGCTTAATACGAAAAACGACCTTGAAACGAAAGGCTCGCGAAGTTTAATTCGAGACAAAGAGCGGGGAAATGAAAGAAAAGGCCCCCGCAAATTGGGCGTGTACCAAGGCCGATGATATCATTAACTCCGGAATGACGGATCGTGCAGTAAGGAGTTGGTTGCTTTATCCTCGGAAAAAAAAAGAGTGCGCcagtgaaatttcatttttatgcgCTCCGCGCGAGTCCTCCCCTTCGTTTCTCTTCGATTTAAGGAAATAGAAGGCGAGGGGCTCGTTCAGCGAGTAGACAGACAGACAACTGGAAAAGGAGCCAAAGAGGTTAGGTTGCCAGGCGAAGTTACTTCCCCCTTACTTGTCGTTGAAGATTTTCAGCGTGTCGATCTGTCGTTTTCTCTTGACCGCGGCATTTTCATTTTCCCCACGGAATATTCGCGATATCATTTAAAAGCGTGAGGTGTAGATAAAACATTCGCTTATCCTTCGGCCAGCCTGTCAAAGCAACCATCCAGCAGCAGCAGAACAGCTGTTTCTTCCTGGCCCCCCTCGTCGCGCTACGCTCCCGTGGAAACATGGCTGCGCTCGCAGTGCGGGCGTTCTCGCGCGAAAACCTGTGTGGCGATTTATTTCAAACGCCCGAAGGGACGCTGCGTTCGTTCGTGACAGGCCTTGGTAATCCGCTCGCATCGGGGATTCAATTTGCCGGAAAATTCTTTCTGATAGCTACTACGATTTTACGGACATGTATTGTGACTGTGGAGACATGtatttatacagggtgagtcgtTTAAAACGATGCTCTCGGATGTCTTGGAAACTGGTGATtgtatcgaaaaatgtttcggATAGAAGTTGTATGGTTTCGAGGGAGGAATAATTTGGGGTTtaagtaaagtgaccagacatcccgcatttgagccctttgtcccgcaaagtgtccctgATTGGACATGTaagcttttacattttcgcagtggcataaagctatactgtttcctctactttttttgttgtgaaaaaagaaatatttttaatttcgtttcaatgtatcactttataatcacaagtatgtacatCGATCGATTCAGATTATTATTTGCTACGAAAAAGTATTAAGCTACTTGTGTCTAGAACCATTTGTTTCGGAAATATTTGAATTCCAATATTACACGCTTTTATTTACGTACTTCGCGATGGATAAGTTAAATTGCCAAGGTAAAGTGCCATTGCAATTGAGGTAGATAGGTAATCTCGTTTGGTGATTATTGCACTTGTAGAAGAGTGTGATTACTGTACTTGTACGAGGAAAGTAGATAGGCTTGTTCACTCTGCTAATGCAGTAATGTTGCTTTTAAAAGTGTACCATTGTAGGATTGCTTTTAATACACGTTTGGAGGCAATAAATGAGCAGTATTTTGTTTTGTAAAGGCCCTGGGAGCTCAGAATGCGATTAAATGattcaatttttgaatttttatttctttgtgatAATTGAATAAGGCACTGTAGTTTGTAGGTGCCTCCGCTAGATGGCTATAGTTTCCTGTTTTGTGACTTTCACAACATTTAAATCGATTCTTTGATATTCGATTTTTACCAGATTCGATTCTTTGATGTAAGAatcgaaaatcgattttttgccccTTGGGAGAATTATTTGTCTCTAGCGAAAGGACCAATCAAATTGCTTAGCATCACTTGGCTTGGTTTCGGGTTggcagggttgccagattgGGCGGAATTCCGCCATTTTGGCTAAATTTCAAAACCAACTGGcgctgaaaaaaattgaaattggcgGTGCTTTGGCCGAAATTTCGATATTTGGGCTGTCCAGAACCAAATAgcatttaaaaattgtataaaatagaTTATCATTGTTGTGTTAAAACGTTAATTGTAATTGTGGGGTTTAGTGATGACGCAGTAGATATTCATTAAAAACGTTACTTAAAACACAATTGCTTACGAACAAGTAATAAAAATGAGTGAACAAAGATGTACAAACGACGAACAATCGTTTCCACATGAAATTATTcgtaaagaatgaaaaaaatatataaatgaggGGCtgggtgaaaaaaaattcagtaaaatgtatttaatttattataaatcgtCAATTGATGATCAAATAATATAAACTAATGAATAATGATGCACAAACGATGCAGAATCGATTgcataaaaaagaaactgataTGTACTCCAAAGAGGGGCTAACTTTTCGGGAGTAAACTTCAGTTTTACCATTATCCTGAAAAGTCACATTTGTAGATAAAGTTCCTGTTGGATGAAAAATCTCAGATGAACACTGTCCGTGGCTCGATACGGTCGTAATTTATACGAAATATTGTCAAGGGTCCATAGGTCACACtcataataatcataatcaCCCATAATGAATGCCTACAGTGGTgattaagaagaaagtaacaTGGCTGAGAGAGGAGCTCACTTAACTGGAACAACGTTTATAAAACCTTCTATCTTCGAAATCGTGGCTCATGAATCATTTGCCTCAACTGTTGAGCCGGCTTTTAAAAAACTTCTGTCGGTAGGTTAGGCCCCAGGCTCACAATTCAAGGACACTCATTTTACATTTCCGGAAACGCAGGCTTTTATTATCAAACTCGGCTCGAAACAAAgtgtttttttacaaaatacttttattaatttttacgaACATAACCTTTCTCGCTTCGTAACTTTTAAGCGAAAACATTCTTAACCTCAAAATTGGTCTCTCTAACCTCCATACAAGTTTCCATAAACATAACTTTCGACCCGAAAAAAGGGCTTCCCAGGGGAAAAGTCCACAACTTTGATTCCATCCGAAGGATTTGTACAAGCTTTAATTTAAAGGAACTCCTATTTTCGTGTATATCGAACTGtatctttttaaataaacacaAATGAGTATCGCCTTAAAATCTCTGTATCTCGATGCCTCTAACGATTCAAACCCCTCGTTCGCCACATCGCAATACTCCGATAATTCGGACGAGCTTTAGCTCCGCTAATTCTGAACAATGTTCTAGTTCCTCGCATCGTTCAATCTCGAAAGGTATGGACACCTTCTTAGGTGGGCGGACGAGGgctatttaattttcaatgtaaTTCTCCAGCGGTATTATCTAAAGAAATATTGTAAGTAAACCCGAAGCGGATCACGACTGTATAAATACTCACAAAGTCACGTCTTCCCCAGCCGCTTCATTTTCCGAGACCTTCTACGGTTTGAAGCGCATAGCAGTAACGGACTCTAAACTGAAATCCAAGCTGTCGAAGGAGCAAGAGAAACTGTCTCTGATATTGATAGTTCTATTCCCTTACTTAAAAAATAAGCTCCTTGATCTGAGTCAGAGGTACAAGCTCGAGGAACTCGATGGCTGCGCACCGGAGACGGTAAATATTTGCTGAGGAATAATTGGAAGACGAACGCAGTATACAATCCTATTTTCACCGCAGAAATGGCAGAAATTGTATCGCAAATTTGTCGTCAAAGGAACCACGATGAGTTTCATGGTGTACGAGTTTATGGTATTATATAGTTATGTACTGTACGTTTCGGGGAAGTCGGTGTACCAGTCGCCACTCCTGAGGCTGTTATTCATCACTCTGACGTACGCCGAACCACAGCTGGTAGACAGCATTTCGGATCTACTgaagaaaataaggaataattCGTTTGGCGTCAGCGATGGCCTGCATGTTTTCCAACGAGTGGCGACTACGTCGCTTGAGTTTGGAGCGTTCTTCCTCCAGTTCTTGTCCTGGTGGACGCAGGAACATTATCATATGAATTTGATAACGTTACCTGCTCCCCCACCTCCAGCggtaaagaaaataatttacagaCTGTTTAAGGCATCAACGATGTCTTTCCAAGTGTTTAAGATATCTTCTTTATTAATGTTACTGATACTTTTAGATTCCAAGAATAGCCGAGCGATACAAGGGCCTATGCCCAATTTGCTGCAAACCACTTAGGGTTCACACAGTCCTTTCTGTATCTGGGTACGTATGCGTAGAAAGTTACGAGaatttacgaaaaatttagttcctccaaCTAGAAATTTTAACGTACCTGatcaattaaaatagaaatttatttcaactaattttacgaaaaatttagttcctccaaCTAGAAAATTTatcgtaatcaattaaaatagaaattaatttcgacaaaatttgcgaaaaatttagctcctgcaactagaaattttattttgaagaaaattgaGTTCCGTTCCATTTCTATGGTTTCCAGATACGCGTTCTGCTACCAGTGCATTCTTCCTGCGATACGTAAAAGTGGGAAGTGTCCGGTAACAAACTATCCTGCCAAGGAGGACGATTTGATACGTTTATACTTAGACTGAACGATGGCGATGTACATAAAGTGAATTGTTATCCATAAAACACTCTTTTGCTCCGGTTACACACCGATGCGAAATGTTTACAGGGCAAAGAAAACTGTTCTCCTTATTAAGgaaatattcatatatttattGTACGATATTACGacgaaattttcaatattaatctGGGTTCCAGGGAGGAGAAACATGTCATGGATCGTAAAGTACATTAAAATTGAATAAGCAGTGGCGAATAACAATTACAGGTACATTCCTatataattacagaaaatactGATTACGGCCGAAGCACTTTTCGATTAGCATCCAATACACTCGCGTACGCGAATCACAGACAACGGCGCCGGAAGTTCTATTTATCGATTTCGATTGAACATTCGCACCAAGAATTTTTGGTCAAGGATCTTACATGAAATAATCTATTCAATACTGAATACTATACGTTCAACATTCTCTAGAATGCTGGGAGAAGAATAATCCGTAAAATAAAAGAGCAATCTTTAAAAACTAACGATTCGTATTTATCAACGATCAGTGTTCGAGTAACAATTCTATGCACTTGTCGACGATACATAAGGCACTTTGTGGCAGCGGACAATGCGAACGCTAGATTCTCCTCGAGACAGAGCTCTCCGGTGGCTCGCATAAAATTAAGAATTACTGTTCGTGAATCATCGAAGTAATTGACAAAATATCAGCGTTCCTTACTTAAAAAGTcttaggatatatatatatatatattaaaagtttGGAGTATTTCTGataatatattctttaaaagATATGGCACAGATATCGTAGACGTAAGTACATCTACTTTGTCATGAATCAACGAAGGGGAAGAAATAGAAGAGGGAAACTTTGATAGGCGAAAGAAATACGCAGGTGAAGTTTCAGGGAACAGGATTGTAAAATGTATACAATACTTAAAAATTGGAATCCTTTCTTAAAAAAGTACCATATATATTTGCTTCACTGTTGTTCGTGTCTAGGAACGATTATCCTGCTTCTACAAAAGATTCGTTTATTTATATATCTCTCTCCCGCTCGATGCCTAGCTTGCTCGTGTCTGAAGTGGCAAACTATAGGACTGCGAATTGACAAACCGCGTAAGTCTGTTGCTcttagaggtgtgcgagaacccgaaaatgtcgggAACCCGAGAAGAATTTCCGATCCGACCCGACATTTTCgagttctcgcacacctctagtTGCGCTACAACACTTGGAAAGCCCTACGATGAAGTACTCGAACACTGAGTTCTCTATCGCATTGATAGGAACGTATTATCAAAGGCCACAATTAGCGAGCAAAGATCCTAACGCTCTAGTCTAATCAAACTAACTACGTAGCGTGTTAGTTACGTTTCATGGCATGGAAATCAATAACAATGTCTTGCTTCGCATCTACACACAGGCTTCTTAAAAGAAAacgaaataaaagaaactattgcTGTACATACGTGTACGCTGATCAAATTTTTCATACACAAATTGTACGGACTACACGAGTCGAGTAAATTCTAGAAAATTACGCAGCGGCTGATAAATTTATACAAACTGGCCAATGCACAAGTATGTACAGTATTTGCCATCGTCAGACTTTTAAAATAGCATCGtcaatatttcattgaaatgttTCGTTAACAGTGCATACATCGTa
Encoded here:
- the Vsp37a gene encoding vacuolar protein sorting 37A isoform X2, which encodes MISRIFRGENENAAVKRKRQIDTLKIFNDNVVELREDVEYQVQFDAGERRMAIMVSLSPEFPLEKPVLRVSPPINHPWCNEHSEITSAPGLLNFTVHSDLGRVVQAIIRELSKNPPRLLDDISPGSVKSHRDLQGRTSPSYSRQQYPEVPATSFNSYYTAQFPQYSSASANTCIYSYNHTNSTTPYATDGHTKFGSPSQHSAYITSSRASSLHNADHARYNSSQQGSYLNSHYSNANYQSLSNQVPSKPRQSVAFPELNSLTNEELRLLGEDDDRLDEFLEKHSDLKDINATIDGAIDWVQKTAEANVAKEPELRELQSDVASKVQTVAALKARYDQLIQRYNKLSEVFTPDHIKECLRRAADESHEESERIAEDFLNRKIDVERFLSTYVECRKLGQARRTKEEKLAHQLNELKRAGY
- the Pex12 gene encoding peroxisomal biogenesis factor 12, translating into MAERGAHLTGTTFIKPSIFEIVAHESFASTVEPAFKKLLSFLASFNLERYGHLLRWADEGYLIFNVILQRYYLKKYSASFSETFYGLKRIAVTDSKLKSKLSKEQEKLSLILIVLFPYLKNKLLDLSQRYKLEELDGCAPETKWQKLYRKFVVKGTTMSFMVYEFMVLYSYVLYVSGKSVYQSPLLRLLFITLTYAEPQLVDSISDLLKKIRNNSFGVSDGLHVFQRVATTSLEFGAFFLQFLSWWTQEHYHMNLITLPAPPPPAIPRIAERYKGLCPICCKPLRVHTVLSVSGYAFCYQCILPAIRKSGKCPVTNYPAKEDDLIRLYLD
- the Vsp37a gene encoding vacuolar protein sorting 37A isoform X1 is translated as MISRIFRGENENAAVKRKRQIDTLKIFNDNVVELREDVEYQVQFDAGERRMAIMVSLSPEFPLEKPVLRVSPPINHPWCNEHSEITSAPGLLNFTVHSDLGRVVQAIIRELSKNPPRLLDDISPGSVKSHRGEYIPRARPDTREGSSMFNDAVTDLQGRTSPSYSRQQYPEVPATSFNSYYTAQFPQYSSASANTCIYSYNHTNSTTPYATDGHTKFGSPSQHSAYITSSRASSLHNADHARYNSSQQGSYLNSHYSNANYQSLSNQVPSKPRQSVAFPELNSLTNEELRLLGEDDDRLDEFLEKHSDLKDINATIDGAIDWVQKTAEANVAKEPELRELQSDVASKVQTVAALKARYDQLIQRYNKLSEVFTPDHIKECLRRAADESHEESERIAEDFLNRKIDVERFLSTYVECRKLGQARRTKEEKLAHQLNELKRAGY